A genomic window from Ignavibacteria bacterium includes:
- a CDS encoding SBBP repeat-containing protein: protein MRKIILLVSVFIYTLPIIAQVSTVWEKRYNGTGNSYDEATSLFVDASGNIYVAGASTGSGAGKDFTVVKYNSDGLTQWVGRYNGPGNADDDAYLVKVDNAGNVYVSGTSTGSGTGLDYCVVKYNSAGAQQWAARYNGPGNATDEVYSLQFDNSGNVYITGYSNGGASGDDMCTIKYNSSGAEQWVKRYNGSANNDDYGNSIALDNSNNSYVTGAVTRTGSDLDYITIKYDANGNQIWAVFYNGPGNAEDFPSSNAVDASGNIYVTGYSDGSGTLRDYCTVKYNNAGAQQWVQRYDGPDGWDEAWNIILDPAGNVYITGNSAGVGTGDDYCTIKYNSSGVQQWVARYTGTDSSNDYCNWVAPDVNGNVYVTGIVGDGVGNPQNIVTVGYNSAGVQQWVQTYNGTGNEFDSGNALTVDNQGNVYVTGGSDNLGNTDFITIKYSSTIGIEPVSNEIPNKFSLEQNYPNPFNPITKIRFSVPQQSFVYISIFDISGKQVASIVNEDLAPGIYKIDFDASALSTGTYFYRLTSNNFTETRKMVLIK, encoded by the coding sequence ATGAGAAAAATTATTCTGCTGGTTTCGGTTTTTATTTACACATTACCGATAATCGCTCAAGTCTCTACTGTTTGGGAAAAACGATACAACGGAACAGGTAATAGTTATGATGAAGCAACATCATTATTTGTTGATGCATCAGGCAACATTTATGTTGCCGGTGCAAGCACCGGTTCAGGGGCAGGCAAGGATTTTACAGTGGTAAAATATAACAGTGATGGCCTTACCCAATGGGTCGGTAGATACAACGGGCCCGGTAATGCCGATGATGATGCATACCTGGTAAAAGTTGATAATGCCGGGAATGTTTATGTAAGCGGCACCAGCACGGGCAGTGGTACCGGGCTGGATTATTGTGTTGTTAAGTATAATTCTGCCGGAGCCCAGCAGTGGGCAGCAAGATACAACGGTCCGGGTAATGCTACCGATGAAGTATATTCGCTTCAATTCGATAATTCCGGTAACGTATATATTACAGGCTACAGCAACGGCGGTGCTTCAGGTGACGATATGTGCACTATTAAATACAATTCTTCAGGAGCAGAACAATGGGTCAAGAGATACAACGGTTCTGCAAACAATGATGATTACGGCAATTCAATTGCTCTTGATAATTCAAATAACTCTTATGTAACCGGAGCGGTTACAAGGACAGGCTCTGACCTTGATTATATTACCATAAAATATGATGCAAACGGAAACCAGATATGGGCAGTGTTTTATAACGGTCCCGGAAATGCTGAAGATTTCCCCTCTTCAAATGCTGTTGATGCTTCAGGTAACATTTATGTTACAGGCTACAGTGATGGCAGCGGTACATTAAGAGACTATTGCACAGTAAAATATAATAATGCCGGGGCTCAGCAATGGGTACAGAGATATGACGGACCTGACGGGTGGGATGAAGCGTGGAACATAATATTAGACCCTGCAGGAAATGTTTACATTACAGGTAACAGCGCGGGAGTTGGCACAGGTGATGATTATTGTACTATTAAGTATAATTCTTCTGGTGTGCAGCAGTGGGTTGCCCGTTACACCGGCACGGATTCAAGCAACGATTACTGTAACTGGGTTGCCCCAGATGTAAACGGTAATGTTTATGTTACAGGAATTGTAGGAGATGGTGTTGGAAATCCACAGAATATTGTTACTGTTGGATATAATTCAGCGGGTGTGCAGCAGTGGGTACAGACTTATAACGGCACAGGAAATGAGTTCGATAGCGGTAACGCACTTACTGTTGATAACCAGGGTAATGTTTACGTAACAGGGGGCAGCGATAACCTGGGCAACACTGATTTCATTACAATTAAATATTCCTCAACAATCGGAATTGAACCTGTATCAAATGAAATTCCGAATAAGTTTTCACTTGAACAAAATTATCCAAATCCTTTTAACCCCATAACAAAAATACGGTTCAGTGTTCCGCAACAATCCTTCGTATATATATCAATTTTTGATATTTCCGGCAAACAGGTTGCATCTATTGTAAATGAAGATCTGGCTCCCGGAATATATAAAATAGATTTTGATGCTTCAGCACTTTCAACAGGTACTTATTTTTACAGGTTAACATCAAATAATTTTACAGAAACCAGAAAAATGGTTTTAATTAAATAA
- a CDS encoding TonB-dependent receptor, with the protein MKRIITVFLLIFSIYPLFSQQTGILTGIILDKGTQTFLKDINIQILGTQLTAKSREDGSFRITGIPLGTYQVEFTSASYQKFIQTDVVITTGIDRELIIELQGVSTDEVVIEDSRFQKPNDVTTSYKSLTFEEIRRFPGGLEDIGRVIQSLPGISLTSDGRNDLLVRGGSPAENLFVVDGFEVNNINHFGSQGATGGPVSVLNLDFVRNVNFLTGGFSAKYGDKLSSVVEIEQRAGSSERFYGKINLSGTGFGANFEGPISKKNKSSWLISARRSYLDLIFNAAGFSFVPEYTDFQLKADYRLNNNNSIEFNSFGALDKVRFNNDTEENKQNNLNILTNNQNSYSAGLSWKTLLNKNSFLVTSVARNFTKYYFSQRDSNFTEVFRNDSKEGDVQLKMEYSNKLGANTYLTLGGSGKTIKLDYDIDKKADTLYYVDPNTGNNIILPAVRILDNTRTAKAYAYAEITQSLMNRLKLTAGVRYDYFDLINKKSYISPRTSLSVTITPKLNFNLAYGIFYQSPSYLWIIAEPENRNLRDIRADHYIAGIEYLLDESTRLTVEGYYKDYKYYPVSVNRPYLILANNSGFETQNSFGLEELLSEGTGKAMGFEIFLQKALTKNFYGTISLSYSDVKYKAYDGIERRSDWDNRYVVNINGGYKAGKSWEFSAKFRMAGGRPYTPINPNDGSINYDLYNTEVLPVYHRLDVRAEKRFFFKAWTLTTYIDIQNIYNKQNVYQYEWNPFTREIETDKNLGILPTIGISAEF; encoded by the coding sequence ATGAAAAGAATAATTACTGTTTTTTTACTGATTTTTTCAATTTATCCCCTTTTTTCACAACAAACCGGAATTCTCACGGGCATAATACTGGATAAAGGCACTCAAACATTTCTTAAAGATATCAATATACAGATTTTGGGAACACAGTTAACTGCCAAATCCAGGGAAGACGGAAGCTTCAGGATCACCGGAATACCGCTTGGTACATACCAGGTTGAATTTACTTCAGCATCTTATCAGAAATTCATTCAGACTGATGTTGTAATTACAACAGGTATAGACCGTGAGCTGATAATTGAGCTTCAGGGTGTTTCAACCGATGAAGTTGTAATAGAAGACTCACGTTTTCAAAAACCCAACGATGTAACTACTTCATATAAATCGCTGACATTCGAAGAGATCCGCCGATTCCCCGGCGGCCTTGAAGATATTGGCCGCGTAATTCAGTCACTGCCCGGTATATCGCTCACATCAGACGGAAGAAATGACCTGCTTGTCCGCGGCGGCTCACCTGCTGAAAACCTTTTTGTTGTTGATGGATTCGAAGTAAACAATATAAACCACTTCGGCTCACAGGGTGCTACAGGCGGACCCGTAAGTGTGCTGAACCTGGATTTTGTCAGAAATGTAAATTTCCTTACCGGGGGATTCAGCGCAAAATACGGCGATAAGCTTTCATCTGTTGTTGAAATTGAACAGCGTGCAGGAAGCTCTGAAAGATTTTACGGCAAGATAAATTTAAGCGGAACAGGTTTTGGCGCAAATTTCGAAGGGCCAATTTCAAAAAAGAATAAATCAAGCTGGCTTATATCAGCAAGAAGAAGCTATCTCGATCTCATTTTTAATGCCGCAGGATTTTCCTTTGTACCTGAATATACCGATTTTCAGCTGAAGGCTGATTACAGGTTAAATAACAATAATTCAATTGAGTTCAATTCATTCGGCGCGCTTGATAAGGTCAGATTTAACAATGATACTGAAGAGAATAAACAAAACAACCTTAACATTCTGACAAATAACCAAAACAGTTATTCCGCAGGATTAAGCTGGAAAACACTGCTTAATAAAAATTCATTCCTAGTCACATCAGTTGCCAGGAATTTCACCAAATATTATTTTTCTCAACGCGATAGCAACTTCACCGAAGTATTCAGAAATGACTCCAAAGAAGGCGACGTTCAGCTTAAAATGGAATACAGCAATAAGCTTGGAGCAAATACATACCTAACATTAGGCGGCTCAGGTAAAACCATTAAGCTTGATTATGATATAGATAAAAAAGCTGATACTCTATATTACGTTGACCCGAATACAGGTAACAATATTATTCTGCCCGCTGTAAGGATACTTGATAATACCAGGACAGCTAAAGCTTACGCTTATGCTGAAATAACACAATCTTTAATGAACAGGCTAAAACTTACTGCAGGTGTAAGGTATGATTATTTTGATCTCATAAATAAAAAAAGTTATATTTCACCAAGAACAAGTCTATCGGTTACAATTACACCAAAGCTGAACTTCAATCTGGCATACGGAATATTTTACCAGTCACCTTCTTACCTATGGATCATTGCTGAACCAGAGAACCGGAATTTAAGGGATATCAGGGCTGACCATTATATTGCAGGTATAGAATACCTGCTTGATGAAAGCACAAGGCTTACTGTGGAAGGTTATTACAAAGATTATAAATACTATCCAGTAAGCGTTAACAGGCCCTATTTAATTCTGGCCAATAACAGCGGGTTTGAAACACAGAATTCATTCGGGCTGGAAGAACTGTTAAGCGAAGGTACAGGCAAAGCTATGGGATTTGAAATATTCCTTCAAAAGGCATTGACGAAGAATTTCTATGGAACAATAAGTCTTTCATACAGTGACGTTAAATATAAAGCGTATGACGGAATAGAACGCCGCTCTGACTGGGATAACCGTTATGTTGTTAATATTAACGGCGGATACAAGGCAGGCAAAAGCTGGGAGTTCAGCGCGAAATTCAGGATGGCCGGCGGCAGACCGTACACTCCGATAAATCCGAATGACGGAAGCATTAATTACGATCTATACAACACAGAAGTTCTGCCCGTGTATCACAGGCTTGATGTAAGAGCTGAAAAAAGATTTTTCTTCAAGGCATGGACACTTACAACTTATATAGATATACAGAATATTTATAACAAACAGAATGTTTACCAGTATGAATGGAATCCTTTTACCCGTGAAATTGAAACGGATAAAAATCTTGGTATCCTTCCCACTATTGGCATCAGCGCAGAATTTTAG
- a CDS encoding DUF3667 domain-containing protein, with amino-acid sequence METCTNCGNEFSGKYCPECGQGRVKRLEVKTILHDVTHGILHWENSILKTFKALLFKPGQTVNEYIEGRRKHYIKPFSYFIFIQTLFVIVFHRMSEKYFAFLNYSITSTGEVMEKTLEIQHLVAQYVNYLNYIMPVIFAFFLYLFFRKKKSINYAEALAASFFWVATTLVFSIILMLLSAIDIRFWNARFFVNSFYYIYAVKTFAGISWGRGIIKGAAVSMLSYFCFVVLVVILVILYLQFFAGVDIFSAFKF; translated from the coding sequence ATGGAAACATGCACAAATTGCGGAAATGAGTTTTCAGGTAAGTACTGCCCTGAGTGCGGGCAGGGGCGTGTAAAGCGGCTTGAAGTTAAGACCATCCTGCACGACGTAACGCATGGCATACTGCATTGGGAAAACTCCATTTTAAAAACCTTTAAAGCGCTGCTGTTTAAGCCCGGGCAAACTGTAAATGAATATATTGAAGGAAGACGCAAGCATTATATAAAGCCGTTCTCGTATTTTATTTTCATACAGACCCTGTTCGTAATAGTGTTCCACAGGATGAGTGAAAAGTATTTTGCCTTTCTGAATTATTCCATTACCAGTACCGGTGAAGTAATGGAAAAGACACTGGAGATACAGCATCTGGTGGCACAGTATGTTAACTACCTTAATTATATCATGCCTGTAATATTCGCATTTTTCCTGTATCTTTTTTTCAGAAAGAAAAAGAGCATCAATTATGCTGAAGCACTTGCTGCTTCGTTTTTCTGGGTGGCAACAACCCTGGTGTTTTCAATAATTCTGATGCTGCTCTCAGCAATCGATATCAGGTTCTGGAATGCAAGGTTCTTTGTGAACTCGTTTTATTACATATATGCAGTAAAAACCTTTGCCGGAATAAGCTGGGGCAGGGGAATAATAAAAGGCGCTGCAGTTTCAATGCTCAGTTATTTTTGTTTTGTGGTCTTAGTTGTGATCCTTGTAATATTATACCTTCAGTTTTTTGCCGGTGTGGATATATTCAGCGCATTTAAATTTTAA
- a CDS encoding YncE family protein, which translates to MKRLTWFLIVFTLLLYSCGNDKFTTEQKNYLLPDQYENIGQQGFIYIPHISAEFVSVLNPSGMKLIGQVPAGKGPCSMLILKDGSKGYIANFNSNDITVFDAKTNKKLAVLKTTEHPHTIFELPGKNKVLIGHQSSNGMSVINTNDDSITEMNELNTGLMYYIKTRDRIYMPQIFTPFIHIIDPVTLQIEKQIETGGRPMAMTVTKDEKFAYLANYDSTEVAKIDLTTDNVILKIKDIHSPRGINISPDNSLVAVTNVRGNSVTLIEPANDKVKKTIYGLLMPVDVIFTADNNYLLVCNQGNGTISVIDIKSLEIKENIKVASNPITLYGDYR; encoded by the coding sequence ATGAAACGCTTAACCTGGTTCTTAATTGTTTTTACTTTGCTTCTGTATTCATGCGGTAATGATAAATTTACCACAGAACAGAAAAATTATTTACTGCCCGACCAGTATGAAAATATCGGGCAGCAGGGATTCATTTATATACCGCATATTTCTGCTGAATTCGTATCTGTGCTGAATCCATCAGGTATGAAGCTCATCGGGCAGGTGCCTGCCGGCAAAGGACCCTGCAGCATGCTTATTCTTAAGGATGGCAGCAAAGGGTATATTGCTAACTTTAATTCAAATGATATCACCGTTTTTGATGCAAAAACCAACAAAAAGCTGGCAGTACTGAAAACCACTGAACACCCTCATACTATATTTGAGCTCCCCGGAAAGAATAAAGTGCTCATTGGGCATCAGTCATCAAACGGAATGAGTGTGATAAATACCAATGATGACAGCATTACGGAGATGAATGAGCTTAATACAGGATTAATGTACTACATTAAAACCCGTGACAGGATCTATATGCCGCAGATATTCACACCGTTTATTCATATTATTGATCCTGTAACATTACAAATCGAAAAACAGATAGAAACAGGCGGCAGGCCGATGGCTATGACAGTTACTAAAGACGAGAAGTTTGCTTACCTCGCAAACTATGATTCAACTGAAGTTGCAAAGATTGATCTTACAACTGATAATGTTATTCTTAAGATTAAGGACATCCACTCTCCCCGCGGAATAAATATATCACCGGATAACTCGCTGGTAGCAGTAACAAATGTCAGGGGAAATTCCGTAACATTAATTGAGCCTGCAAATGATAAGGTTAAAAAAACTATTTATGGCCTTTTAATGCCGGTAGATGTTATCTTTACTGCTGATAATAATTACCTGCTTGTTTGCAACCAGGGCAACGGAACAATTTCTGTGATAGATATTAAATCACTTGAGATAAAGGAAAATATAAAGGTAGCATCAAACCCGATTACATTATACGGAGATTACAGGTAA
- a CDS encoding T9SS type A sorting domain-containing protein gives MKKIYIILLLVSTIQLYSQYVPEWVQVQSQTNLNVDNPDLSAIDSDGNIYIVNAIDNSGNADIVLTKLSNTGMFMWQKIFNSAPPGNQDYPRKVLIDLSGNIIIAGNANDANYTSNKIIFAKYSSAGVLLASSQYKRNGTNVTSLLDFKIDISGNIAIAGLVHENQTFIDSALISKFDNSFNLLWSNTFRDSVSYYTAAGKIDTDQNGNYYLSGISDYNLLAFKYNSAGSLIWLKKYLCTSAYFSINKVPQTYLDSDQNLFIASSKYVVSGNDTSKTILLKYNSAGTLQWASEYNISNTGTESPRRILSSNSDIYLDVNYYDDSYLVKINPSGQLVWQKTMDHKVYYMGIDNENKVLTAGYKNAYLRKDMCLEKFNTDGSSQFTYTYSFNGAGSDIATKFFKTNDNKILPIGYHNSSVMLVKLTPSLTQSYTISRNNLSKPILDSMFTYDSVFIPPTDLPAYSQVKNVYINIDTILHTAVGDLVLTLVHEGKTDTLLYQRGGPLDNMIGTKFSDTSVSSICGSGAPPYTGYFRPCYPLSQLNNLSASGPWILKIFDRRVPDTGVLKAWTLKIVYEIPIGIQIISNEAPLSYHLQQNYPNPFNPFTRIRFSILKQSSVKLTVYDILGKEIDVLADAFLQSGTYETEFDASSLPSGVYFYSLSTTDFTETKKMVLIK, from the coding sequence ATGAAAAAAATATACATCATTCTTCTGTTAGTTTCAACAATTCAATTATACAGCCAATATGTACCTGAGTGGGTTCAGGTACAATCGCAAACTAATTTAAACGTTGATAATCCGGATTTATCTGCAATAGATTCTGATGGTAATATATATATAGTAAATGCTATTGATAATTCAGGTAATGCTGATATAGTTTTAACAAAGCTAAGCAATACTGGCATGTTTATGTGGCAAAAAATATTTAATTCTGCTCCGCCGGGAAATCAAGACTACCCCAGAAAAGTATTAATTGATCTTTCCGGAAATATTATTATAGCCGGAAATGCAAATGATGCTAACTATACTTCGAACAAAATTATTTTTGCAAAATATTCCAGCGCAGGCGTTTTGCTTGCTTCATCTCAGTATAAAAGAAATGGAACAAATGTAACATCTTTATTAGACTTCAAAATTGATATCAGCGGGAATATTGCAATTGCAGGATTAGTTCATGAAAACCAGACCTTTATTGATTCTGCTTTAATATCAAAATTTGATAACTCATTTAATTTATTATGGAGCAATACATTTCGTGATTCTGTATCATATTATACAGCTGCAGGAAAAATTGATACAGATCAGAACGGAAATTATTATTTATCAGGAATCAGCGATTACAATTTGCTTGCTTTCAAATATAATTCCGCAGGCAGTTTAATCTGGCTTAAAAAATATTTATGTACTTCTGCATATTTCAGCATAAATAAAGTTCCTCAAACATACCTGGATAGCGATCAGAATCTATTTATTGCCAGCAGTAAGTATGTTGTATCCGGAAATGATACCTCTAAAACGATACTTTTAAAATATAATTCCGCAGGTACATTGCAATGGGCAAGTGAATATAATATTTCCAATACCGGAACCGAAAGCCCAAGACGGATTCTAAGTTCAAATTCAGATATATATCTTGATGTAAATTATTATGATGACAGTTATCTTGTAAAAATAAATCCGTCTGGTCAATTAGTATGGCAGAAAACCATGGATCATAAAGTATACTATATGGGGATTGATAATGAAAACAAAGTACTCACTGCCGGGTATAAAAATGCCTATTTAAGAAAAGATATGTGCCTCGAAAAATTCAATACTGATGGCAGCAGTCAATTCACCTATACTTATTCATTCAATGGAGCGGGTTCTGATATTGCAACAAAATTTTTTAAAACTAATGACAATAAAATTTTACCTATCGGTTACCATAATTCTTCTGTTATGCTGGTTAAATTAACACCATCCTTAACGCAATCATATACTATTTCCAGAAACAATCTATCAAAACCTATATTGGATAGTATGTTTACTTACGATTCTGTATTTATTCCGCCTACTGATCTGCCAGCATATTCACAGGTGAAAAATGTTTATATCAATATTGATACAATTCTTCATACTGCAGTTGGAGACCTGGTATTAACACTGGTACACGAAGGAAAAACTGATACCCTTTTGTATCAGAGGGGCGGTCCATTGGATAATATGATCGGTACAAAATTCAGTGATACATCAGTTTCTTCGATTTGCGGCTCAGGAGCTCCGCCATATACAGGATATTTCAGGCCCTGTTACCCTCTAAGCCAGCTTAATAATCTCAGTGCTTCCGGACCATGGATTTTAAAAATATTTGACCGAAGGGTACCCGATACAGGTGTGCTAAAAGCTTGGACTTTAAAAATAGTTTATGAAATCCCAATAGGTATCCAAATAATAAGCAATGAAGCTCCGTTATCATACCATTTGCAGCAAAATTATCCAAATCCGTTTAATCCTTTTACCCGGATAAGATTTTCGATATTAAAGCAATCATCGGTAAAGCTAACTGTATATGACATATTGGGAAAAGAAATTGATGTTTTGGCAGATGCCTTTTTACAGTCGGGCACCTACGAAACAGAATTTGATGCGTCAAGTTTGCCTTCAGGTGTTTATTTTTATTCACTTTCAACAACTGACTTCACTGAAACTAAAAAAATGGTCTTAATAAAATAA
- a CDS encoding T9SS type A sorting domain-containing protein — protein MKLTSIRIVFILVLSTTAVYTQWFQQNSGTAVNLHSINFHHGNESMVWACGDNGVILHSSNGGTSWITQNSGTTNDLYCICFMETSGGPVFAVGEGGTILRTTNDGTNWLSVTSPTTHTLRDISDYNFVAVGDSGTILKSSNTGINWVQLPSPTTEQLNASCAIFANYIVGNNGTILRGFSSGGNWVFSPSSSTQNFYGVPLFGNTDITIGTGGTIWRSSNFGANWFGQTSNSNVTLRSVEYSVNNNSRIYICGDQGTILKSTNNGSIFGFQNSTTTQNLNSIFFYLNDNTGYACGNNGVILKTTNGGGSIVTSVTNNGNAPKEYELSQNYPNPFNPVTLIKFTIPADNFTEISIFDISGKETEVLMGRELNKGSYEISFDGSHYASGVYFYKLRAGSFTETKRMILLK, from the coding sequence ATGAAACTTACATCCATCCGAATAGTATTCATATTAGTACTATCCACTACTGCTGTTTATACACAATGGTTCCAGCAGAACAGCGGTACCGCTGTAAACCTGCATTCAATAAATTTTCATCACGGCAACGAAAGTATGGTTTGGGCTTGCGGTGATAACGGCGTAATTCTCCATTCATCAAACGGCGGGACAAGCTGGATAACACAAAATTCAGGAACTACAAACGATCTTTATTGTATTTGTTTTATGGAAACTTCAGGTGGCCCGGTGTTTGCTGTTGGTGAAGGCGGCACTATACTTCGCACAACTAACGACGGTACAAACTGGCTTTCGGTTACATCACCCACTACTCATACACTTCGTGATATCAGTGATTATAATTTTGTAGCAGTTGGCGATAGCGGTACTATCTTAAAAAGCTCTAATACGGGTATAAACTGGGTACAACTGCCCAGTCCAACTACTGAACAATTGAACGCATCTTGTGCAATATTTGCAAACTATATTGTCGGAAATAACGGCACAATATTGCGCGGATTTTCTTCCGGTGGAAATTGGGTTTTTTCGCCAAGCAGTTCCACCCAAAATTTTTACGGGGTTCCGTTGTTCGGTAATACTGATATTACGATCGGCACGGGCGGAACTATCTGGAGAAGCTCAAATTTCGGTGCTAATTGGTTTGGTCAAACCAGCAATTCCAATGTTACACTGCGGTCAGTTGAATATTCAGTAAATAATAATTCAAGGATCTATATTTGCGGTGACCAGGGCACAATATTAAAATCAACAAATAACGGAAGTATATTTGGTTTTCAGAATTCAACGACAACACAGAATCTCAATTCAATATTTTTTTATCTAAATGATAATACCGGTTATGCCTGCGGAAATAATGGTGTGATCTTAAAGACAACCAACGGCGGAGGTTCGATTGTTACTTCTGTCACTAATAATGGTAATGCCCCGAAAGAATATGAATTAAGTCAAAATTATCCAAATCCATTTAACCCTGTTACTCTGATTAAATTTACCATACCTGCGGATAATTTCACAGAGATATCCATCTTCGATATATCAGGCAAAGAAACAGAGGTGCTAATGGGAAGAGAGCTAAATAAAGGAAGTTACGAAATAAGTTTTGACGGCAGCCATTATGCAAGCGGAGTATATTTCTATAAATTAAGAGCTGGCAGTTTTACCGAAACAAAACGAATGATTCTTTTAAAATAA
- a CDS encoding T9SS type A sorting domain-containing protein, with product MRKILLTLSVLTLISFVSFTQQNTSPVLKAYSYLQAKGEVYFSFTVFDKARLNDISKIISVDNYNGETAFAYANEKEFEQFIKLNIPFEVLPHPGDADFDLNMQDSPSEIMEWDAYPTYDAYVAMMNQFAIDYPGLCRIVNIGSTVQGRQILYAVISDSVQFQQAEPKVMYTSSMHGDETTGYVLLLRLIHTLLSGYGSNAQFTQLINNTEIWINPLHNPDGTYRSGNSTVNGAIRGNANNIDLNRNYPGTDYYGNPNLQPEIINFMNASGQYYWRLSANFHGGTEVVNYPWDCWVRLAADDAWWIRVSRKFADTVHRYAPANYMNEYVNGITNGYAWYYVHSSRQDYQNYYRHGREVTIEISDTKLLPPAQLPAHWEYLYRSLIGYLEQVHFGIKGQVTDSLTNLPVKAKISISGFDMDSSEVYSDSLHGMYYRMIIAGNYNLTFSAPGYYSKTVQNVESVNDQATVLNVKLKPITTGIANNNEVPNEFKLHQNFPNPFNPVTHIKFQIPATVETSRWDVLLAVYDILGNEIAVLANGKLAPGTYEYTWDASAFPSGVYFYRLTAGDFSNVNKMILLK from the coding sequence ATGAGAAAAATACTGTTAACTTTATCTGTTTTAACATTAATTTCATTTGTATCTTTTACGCAGCAAAATACCAGCCCTGTTTTAAAAGCATATTCATACCTCCAGGCGAAAGGAGAAGTATACTTTAGCTTTACGGTTTTTGATAAAGCAAGGCTTAACGATATATCAAAAATAATTTCTGTTGATAACTATAATGGAGAAACTGCCTTTGCATATGCAAACGAAAAAGAGTTTGAACAATTCATTAAATTGAATATTCCTTTTGAGGTTCTTCCGCACCCCGGCGATGCTGATTTCGATCTGAACATGCAGGATTCCCCTTCCGAAATTATGGAATGGGACGCCTACCCTACATATGATGCTTATGTTGCAATGATGAACCAGTTCGCCATTGATTATCCCGGTTTATGCAGGATAGTTAATATCGGTTCAACTGTACAGGGAAGACAGATATTATACGCCGTTATTTCCGATAGTGTACAGTTTCAGCAGGCTGAACCAAAGGTTATGTACACTTCCTCCATGCACGGTGATGAGACCACCGGGTATGTATTGCTATTGAGGCTGATTCATACGCTGCTTTCCGGTTATGGTTCTAATGCACAGTTTACACAGCTTATTAATAATACAGAAATCTGGATCAATCCGCTTCATAACCCTGACGGTACATACCGCTCAGGCAACAGCACCGTTAACGGTGCAATTAGGGGGAATGCAAACAATATCGATCTCAACCGCAACTATCCCGGCACAGACTATTACGGCAATCCAAATTTACAGCCTGAGATAATAAACTTTATGAATGCCTCAGGTCAATACTACTGGCGGCTTTCTGCGAATTTTCACGGCGGTACAGAAGTTGTGAACTACCCGTGGGATTGCTGGGTAAGGCTTGCTGCCGATGATGCTTGGTGGATAAGGGTATCCAGGAAATTTGCAGATACAGTTCACAGGTACGCTCCTGCAAATTATATGAATGAATACGTTAACGGCATAACTAACGGTTATGCTTGGTATTATGTACACAGCTCCAGGCAGGACTACCAGAATTATTACAGGCATGGAAGAGAAGTTACAATAGAAATTTCAGATACCAAGCTACTCCCCCCGGCACAGCTTCCTGCCCATTGGGAGTATCTTTACCGCTCACTCATAGGTTACCTTGAACAGGTTCATTTTGGTATTAAAGGTCAGGTTACTGATTCGCTAACCAACCTGCCTGTAAAAGCAAAAATAAGCATAAGCGGTTTTGACATGGATTCAAGCGAAGTATACTCTGATAGCCTGCATGGCATGTATTACAGAATGATTATTGCCGGAAATTATAACCTGACTTTTTCCGCTCCCGGGTATTACAGCAAAACTGTGCAGAATGTTGAATCGGTAAATGACCAGGCAACGGTTCTGAATGTGAAACTGAAACCCATTACAACCGGTATTGCTAATAATAATGAAGTTCCGAATGAATTCAAATTACATCAAAATTTTCCTAACCCCTTCAATCCGGTAACTCACATCAAATTCCAGATTCCCGCAACTGTAGAAACGTCCCGCTGGGACGTCTTATTGGCAGTTTACGATATCCTTGGCAATGAAATTGCCGTACTGGCTAACGGAAAACTTGCACCCGGAACCTATGAATACACATGGGATGCATCAGCATTTCCAAGCGGTGTATATTTTTACAGGTTAACGGCAGGTGATTTTTCAAACGTGAATAAAATGATTCTTTTAAAATAA